In one Roseburia intestinalis L1-82 genomic region, the following are encoded:
- a CDS encoding YbaK/EbsC family protein: protein MSLEKAKAYLENKGFLDHVIELADSTATVAMAAEALGVEPGMIAKTMSFLQGEQAVLILTEGTAKVDNRKYKDTFHVKAKMIPSDAVEEVIGHAPGGVCPFGINDGVEVYLDESLKKFTIVYPAAGNDHSAVKLTIPELEQIAGAKGWVDVCKEENV from the coding sequence ATGTCATTAGAAAAAGCGAAAGCATATTTGGAGAATAAAGGATTTTTGGATCATGTGATCGAGCTGGCTGATTCCACGGCAACCGTTGCGATGGCGGCGGAAGCACTTGGGGTGGAGCCGGGCATGATCGCAAAGACGATGTCCTTTTTACAGGGAGAGCAGGCGGTGCTGATTCTGACGGAAGGCACGGCGAAAGTCGATAACCGCAAATACAAGGATACATTTCATGTGAAAGCGAAGATGATTCCGTCTGATGCGGTTGAGGAAGTGATCGGTCATGCGCCGGGCGGGGTGTGCCCGTTTGGAATCAACGATGGTGTGGAAGTGTATCTCGACGAAAGTCTGAAAAAATTTACTATCGTATATCCGGCAGCGGGAAATGACCACAGTGCAGTGAAACTCACGATCCCGGAACTTGAGCAGATCGCCGGGGCAAAAGGCTGGGTCGATGTCTGCAAGGAAGAAAATGTTTAG
- a CDS encoding DegV family protein → MFQIIVDSAANIPAELVKKYKIKVLSFINFVNGKEVTCFDPELSPEEERQKGHEYYDAVRQGADVKTGLISTAIFEDAFRSAMENNEDVLYFSLSKNISGNFNSARLAAEDLMHDPVNGRKIRLIDSLNASLAQGILAIYASEMRDKGMEIDEVADILETYPAKMNGVFTVGDLKYLSRTGRLSGATALVGNLLSIKPILRGNKDGFIVQYKKCRGRKAALNELISLVCDNIVEPEKQIIGIAHADAYEDSLYVMDKIQEKISVREFINTSYDFCTGSHVGPDTIALFFMAKDRELGAGK, encoded by the coding sequence ATGTTTCAGATTATCGTTGACTCTGCGGCAAATATTCCCGCAGAACTTGTAAAAAAATATAAGATCAAAGTTCTTTCTTTTATCAACTTTGTAAATGGAAAAGAAGTCACCTGTTTTGATCCGGAATTATCCCCGGAAGAGGAACGTCAGAAAGGTCATGAATATTACGATGCCGTACGCCAGGGTGCAGATGTAAAGACCGGTCTGATCAGCACTGCTATATTTGAAGATGCATTCCGCAGTGCCATGGAAAATAACGAAGATGTGCTGTATTTCTCGCTTAGCAAAAATATCAGCGGAAATTTCAACTCCGCAAGACTCGCCGCAGAAGATCTGATGCATGATCCGGTAAACGGCAGAAAAATCCGTCTGATCGATTCACTCAATGCTTCTTTAGCACAGGGAATTTTAGCGATCTACGCAAGTGAAATGCGTGATAAAGGTATGGAGATTGATGAAGTAGCAGATATCTTAGAAACGTACCCTGCAAAGATGAACGGTGTATTTACCGTCGGTGATTTAAAATATCTTTCCAGAACCGGACGTTTGAGCGGCGCAACTGCTCTCGTCGGCAACCTTTTGAGTATCAAACCGATCCTGCGCGGAAACAAAGACGGTTTTATTGTCCAGTACAAGAAATGCCGCGGAAGAAAAGCTGCGTTGAACGAGCTCATCTCTCTTGTCTGTGACAATATCGTGGAACCGGAAAAACAGATCATCGGAATTGCACATGCCGATGCCTACGAAGACTCGCTCTATGTCATGGATAAAATTCAGGAAAAAATCTCTGTGCGGGAATTTATCAATACTTCTTACGATTTCTGTACCGGAAGCCATGTGGGTCCGGATACCATCGCCTTGTTCTTTATGGCAAAAGACAGAGAATTAGGGGCAGGCAAATAA
- a CDS encoding helix-turn-helix domain-containing protein, translated as MSKIYRLQKAAQLLVNTENNIQEIATDCGFDDNNYFSKLFKRHYHSVIMSNSKTSEHIYPVTHEDTGNTHLDHR; from the coding sequence CGAAGATCTACAGGCTACAAAAAGCTGCTCAGCTACTGGTTAATACAGAAAATAACATACAGGAAATTGCAACGGACTGTGGTTTTGACGACAACAACTATTTTTCCAAACTTTTTAAGAGACATTATCATTCTGTTATTATGTCAAATTCAAAAACATCTGAACATATTTATCCGGTAACTCATGAAGATACCGGAAACACTCATTTGGATCATAGATAA
- a CDS encoding SPL family radical SAM protein yields MHFVEAKGILSSNNGMNIYRGCTHGCIYCDSRSNCYGFTHEFEDIEVKANAPQLLEKALKSKRKKCMIGTGAMCDPYLQAEEKLKLTRRCLELIDKYEYGVAIQTKSTRILRDMDILKSINAKAKAVVQMTMTTYDETLCKILEPNVSTTHERFEALMQFKKAGIPTVVWLTPILPFINDTKENINGILDYCMEAGVKGIICFNMGVTLRDGDREYFYQALDRYFSGLKKKYIYTYGNAYDLASPDNEKLMDMFRKRCAENGIIYDPNECFRYLHELPDKYVQMFLNLT; encoded by the coding sequence ATGCATTTTGTAGAAGCAAAGGGAATTCTTTCAAGTAATAATGGAATGAATATATACAGAGGCTGTACGCATGGCTGCATTTATTGCGACAGCAGGAGTAACTGCTATGGATTTACACATGAATTTGAGGATATAGAGGTAAAAGCAAATGCTCCACAGCTTCTTGAAAAGGCATTAAAATCCAAACGCAAAAAATGTATGATAGGAACCGGTGCTATGTGCGATCCTTATCTTCAAGCAGAAGAAAAATTAAAACTGACCAGAAGATGTTTGGAGCTGATTGACAAATATGAATATGGTGTTGCAATTCAGACAAAATCTACCAGAATATTGCGGGATATGGATATTTTAAAATCAATCAACGCGAAAGCAAAAGCTGTTGTACAGATGACAATGACTACTTATGACGAAACACTCTGCAAGATTTTAGAGCCGAATGTTTCTACAACCCATGAGAGATTTGAAGCACTTATGCAATTTAAAAAGGCAGGGATTCCAACTGTCGTGTGGCTGACACCTATATTACCTTTTATAAATGATACAAAGGAAAACATCAATGGTATTCTTGATTACTGTATGGAAGCTGGCGTAAAAGGAATCATATGCTTCAACATGGGAGTTACATTAAGGGATGGAGACAGGGAATATTTTTATCAGGCATTGGACAGATATTTTTCAGGGCTTAAGAAAAAATACATCTATACATATGGAAATGCATATGATCTGGCAAGCCCTGATAACGAGAAACTTATGGATATGTTCAGAAAAAGATGCGCCGAAAATGGAATTATCTATGATCCAAATGAGTGTTTCCGGTATCTTCATGAGTTACCGGATAAATATGTTCAGATGTTTTTGAATTTGACATAA
- a CDS encoding Dabb family protein produces MVKHIILWKLKEEFSEEEKKQIKAGIKEGLEGLAGQIPGMTEIKVRIDCLPSSTVDVMLDSTFESAEALKTYSTHPKHVAVADSKVRPYTAVRSCMDYEI; encoded by the coding sequence ATGGTAAAACATATTATTTTATGGAAACTGAAAGAGGAATTTTCAGAGGAGGAGAAAAAACAGATCAAAGCAGGGATCAAGGAAGGATTAGAAGGTCTTGCCGGTCAGATCCCGGGAATGACAGAAATCAAAGTGCGCATCGACTGTCTGCCGAGTTCAACCGTGGATGTCATGCTAGATTCCACATTTGAGAGTGCGGAAGCATTAAAAACTTACAGTACACATCCGAAACATGTGGCAGTCGCAGACAGTAAAGTCAGACCGTATACGGCGGTGAGATCCTGCATGGACTATGAGATATAA
- a CDS encoding GNAT family N-acetyltransferase, which produces MKVGVIADIHSNQTAFRACVDYMVNAGCEEFLLLGDFISDTAGARQTMELLYELMEQFPCHVLRGNREEYMIEQRKIREKEEEEKFWLANSASGNLLYTYRQLTERDLDFFESLPITFRYEKEGYPAFTCCHGSPVNTRELLQLDSDRTKEVLEEIDTDYLLAAHTHFPGISRYQGKTYMNTGSCGIAIGDPGYAHAIILESGQNEWKPEFLRIPYDSNQVILDIFTSGLYDMAPWFLNNNLHILLTGTDLTPELVNLAAKLQEENDMGAKRWPHIEEKYFAQAADSLKIPDYTFLRYIRPAVKEDTGKILELYHSMIGGAAGWNEYYPGIDTIESDLSRNALFVMENEDGELLASISIDADEAVDSLKCWNQTLLPGAELARLCIRKEYQNKKLARMMMAYAMNVLRKQGKRSVHILVHEGHEVAMRAYMHLGYEKVGECSLYDMRFVCMERAL; this is translated from the coding sequence ATGAAAGTTGGAGTAATTGCAGATATTCACAGCAACCAGACCGCATTCCGGGCATGTGTGGACTATATGGTAAATGCCGGATGTGAGGAATTTCTGCTTCTGGGAGATTTTATTTCGGATACCGCCGGTGCAAGGCAGACGATGGAACTTCTCTATGAATTAATGGAACAGTTCCCATGTCATGTGCTGCGCGGAAACCGGGAAGAATATATGATAGAACAGCGTAAGATTCGGGAGAAGGAGGAAGAAGAAAAATTCTGGCTTGCCAATTCCGCCAGCGGCAATCTTTTGTATACTTACAGGCAGCTCACGGAAAGAGATCTGGATTTTTTTGAGAGCCTTCCGATCACGTTTCGTTATGAAAAGGAAGGATATCCGGCGTTTACCTGCTGTCACGGTTCTCCGGTCAATACAAGAGAACTGCTCCAGCTTGACAGTGACCGCACAAAAGAGGTATTAGAAGAGATCGATACTGACTATCTGCTTGCAGCCCATACACATTTTCCGGGTATCAGCAGATATCAGGGAAAAACCTATATGAATACCGGTTCCTGTGGAATTGCGATCGGAGATCCGGGATACGCGCATGCCATCATCTTAGAGTCCGGTCAAAATGAATGGAAACCGGAATTTTTGCGGATCCCTTACGATAGCAATCAGGTGATACTGGATATTTTTACATCGGGACTTTATGATATGGCGCCATGGTTTTTAAATAACAATCTGCACATTTTACTGACTGGAACAGATCTGACACCGGAACTTGTTAATCTGGCAGCGAAACTGCAGGAAGAAAATGATATGGGAGCAAAGCGCTGGCCGCATATCGAAGAAAAATATTTTGCACAGGCAGCGGATTCATTGAAAATTCCGGATTACACATTTTTGCGCTATATCCGCCCCGCTGTAAAAGAAGATACCGGGAAAATCTTAGAATTGTACCATTCCATGATCGGCGGAGCGGCAGGCTGGAATGAGTACTATCCTGGAATTGACACAATAGAATCCGATCTTTCCAGAAATGCGCTTTTTGTGATGGAAAATGAAGACGGGGAACTGCTGGCGTCGATCTCCATAGATGCAGACGAGGCAGTGGACAGCTTAAAATGCTGGAATCAGACGTTGCTTCCGGGTGCCGAACTGGCAAGGCTCTGTATCCGGAAAGAGTATCAGAATAAAAAACTGGCAAGGATGATGATGGCGTATGCCATGAATGTCCTGAGGAAACAGGGAAAGAGATCTGTTCATATTTTGGTGCATGAAGGGCATGAGGTGGCAATGCGTGCTTATATGCATCTGGGATATGAGAAAGTGGGGGAATGTAGTCTTTATGATATGCGGTTTGTGTGCATGGAAAGGGCGCTGTAG
- a CDS encoding SdpI family protein yields MWFWWFILICDCIIPAIMIIVGRMMWKHCPKKINGVVGYQTKMSMINMDTWRFAHDHAGKLWWKVGIGLLGPTMLIHIPFYGASDDTMGILSIIIIVIQLVFLIGPIFLTEKALKNNFNEDGTKR; encoded by the coding sequence ATGTGGTTCTGGTGGTTTATTTTGATATGCGATTGTATTATTCCAGCGATTATGATAATTGTGGGCAGAATGATGTGGAAACATTGTCCAAAGAAGATCAATGGAGTTGTGGGATACCAAACTAAGATGTCAATGATAAATATGGATACCTGGAGATTTGCACATGACCATGCAGGAAAACTTTGGTGGAAAGTCGGTATTGGTCTGTTGGGACCTACAATGCTTATACATATTCCTTTTTATGGAGCAAGTGACGATACAATGGGAATTTTGAGTATTATTATCATTGTAATACAACTGGTGTTTTTGATTGGGCCTATTTTTCTAACGGAAAAGGCATTAAAAAATAATTTCAATGAGGATGGGACAAAGCGATAG